The genomic window CGCCAGCGGCACCCTGACCTTCGCACCCGGCGAGACTTCCAAGACGATCGCCATCGCGGTGGCCGGCGACACGACCGACGAGGCCGACGAGACCATCGTGGTCAACCTCAGCAACCCCACCTCGGCGATCCTCGCCGACTCCCAGGGGGTGGCGACGATCCGCAACGACGACGGCTCGCTGGGCGTCGTCGGCGGCACCGTGGCCGAGGGGGATTCCGGGACACGCACGATCGGCTTCGTGGTCTCGCTGGCCCATGCGACGGCCAGGACGGTGAGCGTCAAGTACGCCACGGCCGACGGCACGGCGACGGCCGGCTCGGACTACAACGCCGCGAGCGGCACCCTGACCTTCGCACCCGGCGAGACTTCCAAGACCGTCAACGTGACGATCCGGGGCGACGTCCTCGTCGAGGACGACGAGACCTTCTACCTCGACCTGTCCACCCCGTCCAACGCGGTACTGGCGACCGCGCGGGGGACGGCCACGATCTCCAACGACGACGCGGCCCCCGCGCTCTCGATCGGCTCCCGCTCGGTCGGCGAGGGCCAGTCGGGCTCGACCCCGGCCGTCTTCACGGTGACCCTGTCGACCGCGAGCAGCAAGACGGTGACGGTCGCCTACGCGACGGCGAACGGCACGGCGACGGCCGGCTCCGACTACAACGCCGCGAGCGGCACCCTGACCTTCGCGCCCGGCGAGACCTCCAAGGCCGTCAGCATCGACGTCCTGGGCGACGCGATCGACGAGGCCGACGAGACCTTCACGGTCACCCTCTCGGCCGCGACGAACGCGACCATCGCCGACGCCCAGGGCCTTGGCACGATCCTCGACGACGATTCGCCGCCGACGATCTCGATCGGCGACCGCAGGGTGACCGAAGGGAACTCCGGTTCGACCGCGGCGGAATTCATCGTCAGCCTCTCGGCCGCCAGCGGCAAGACGATCACCGTCGCCTACGCCACGTCGAACGGCACGGCGACGGCCGGGTCGGACTACACGGCGGCGAGCGGCACCCTGACCTTCGCGCCCGGCGAGACCTCCAAGGCGATCTCCGTCGCCGTCCTCGGCGACACGCTGGCCGAGGCCGACGAGGCCTACAGCGTCACGCTCTCGACGCCGACGAACGCCACGCTCGCCGACGCCTCGGCGACCGGCACGATCCTGGACGACGATGACGTGCCGACCCTCTCCGTCGGCGACGTGACGGTGGCCGAGGGCGACTCGGGCTCCGTCCAGGCCGTCTTCACCGTGTCCCTGTCGGCCGCCAGCGGCGAGACGATCACGGTGGGCTATGCCACGGCGAACGGCACGGCGACGGCCGGCTCGGACTACACCGCGGCCAGCGGCACCCTGACGTTCGCCCCGGGCGAGACCTCCAAGACGATCAACGTCGACGTCCTCGGCGACCTCCTCCCCGAAGGGCTGGAGACGTTCCTCGTCCAGCTCTCATCGCCGACGAACGCCACGCTCGCCGACGCTCAAGGGGAGGGGACGATCGTCGACAACGACGGGGCGCCGAGCCTGCTCGTCGCCGACGCGTCCGTGGTCGAGGGCGACGGCGGCGCATCCGAGGCCGCCTTCCAGGTGACCCTGACCAGGGCCAGCGGGCAGGCCGTCACGGTGAAGTACGCGACCGCATCCGGGACGGCCACCTCCGGGTCGGACTTCACGGCGGCGAGCGGCACCCTGACCTTCGCGCCGGGCGAGACGTCCAAGACCGTCCGCGTGTCCGTCCTCGGCGACGTCACGGTCGAGCCGGACGAATCGTTCACCCTGACGCTCTCCGACCCATCCAACGCCTCGCTCGGCGACCCCGAGGCGACGGGGCTGATCCGCAACGACGACGCGGCCCTGACGATTTCCGACGGCACGATCACCGAGGGCGACTCGGGTTCCGCGTCGGTCAGCTTCACCGTCTCCATCGCCCAGCCCAGCGCCTTGCCCGTCACCGTCTCCTACGCCACGGCCGACGGCACGGCGACGGCCGGCTCGGACTACACGGCGGCCAGCGGGACGCTGACCTTCGCGCCCGGCGAGACCTCCAAGACGATCTCCGTCGCCGTCCTCGGCGACGCGACCGACGAGGCCGACGAGACCTTCGCGGTGAACCTGTCCGCGCCGACCAACGCGACGCTGGCCGACGCCTCGGCGACCGGCACGATCGCCGACGACGACGCCGCGCCCTCGATCTCCATCGACGGCGTGAGGGTGACGGAGGGAGACTCGGGGACGGTCGACGCCGTCTTCACCGTCTCGCTATCCTCGGCCAGCGGCAAGTCGATCCGGGTCGATTACGCGACGGCCGGCGGCACCGCGACGGCGGGCGTCGACTTCGAGCCGGCGAGCGGGACGCTGACCTTCGCCCCCGGCGAGACGTCCAGGACCATCACGGTCCGGGTCAAGGGAGACGTCGCCATCGAGGCCGACGAGACCTTCACGGTCGACCTCGCCGCGCCGACGAACGCCAGCCTCGCGGTGGCCTCGGCCGCGGGCGTCATCCTCAACGACGACCACGCGGCCGACCCGGCCCCCACCGTCGCCTCGTTCGTGGTCGACGACGGCTCCGCCCAGCGCTCGATGGTGCGGTCGCTCACGGTGACCTTCAGCGAGGAGGTGACGGTCGGTCCGGGTGCCTTCGAGTTGCGGACGCCCGGGGGCGTCGCGGTCCCCGTCACGGTCGACACCCGGGTCGAGGCCGGGCGGACCGTCGCCGTCCTGACCTTCGCCGGCGGCGGGATCGTCGGCGGCTCGCTGGCCGACGGGGACTACCGCCTGACCATCGTCGCCGCCCGGATCGCCGACTCGTCCGGCCAGCACCTGGACGGGAACCGGGACGGCACCGCCAATGACGCGGCGATCTTCGACTTCTACCGCTTCTTCGGCGACATGGACGGCGACCGCGACGTCGACTCCGCCGACTACGGCGCGTTGTACAAGGCCAGGAACCTCCAGGGCTACCTGTCGGCCCTCGACTACGACTCCGACGGCGACGTCGACGCCGCGGACGTCGCCCAGTTCCTCGCCCGATACCGCCGCGTCCTGCCGCGATGAGCGGCGCGGCGTCCCGCGCCGAGGCGTCCGGATGAAGCGATATCGCAACACCGGCTTCCATCCTCCGCCTTTGGTGTTTATCATCATTGCACATGAAATTTCTTTTCATCTCAGCGAGTCTCCAACTAATGAATCGAACCTTCGGAGTCGTCGTCGCGCTGCTCGTCGGCTGCTCGGCCCCCGTCGCCCGAGGCGACCTGATCTACCAGGTCGTCGCCGAGCAGGCGGACTACACCGCGGAGGTGGGGGCGACCGTCGACGTCAGGATCTTCCTGCGAGAGACCGCGACCGGCGGCGAGTCCTCGCAGATCGCGGGTGCCGGGAACGGCCTGCTGACGGCCGGCGTCCGGCTGGACTTCGGCGGCTCCGCCGCGGCGAAGGTGCTCTCGGCCGCCGACGTCTTCGAGAATGCGGGTTTCACGTCGGCCGCGACCCTGGTCAAGGATGTCACCGCCGGCTCGGCCGGCCTGGCCGAGGATGTCGACTTCCTCGATCCCGCGGTGCAGGGCATCGAGGTTTCGCCGGGCGTGGCGATGCTCGAGCTGGGGGTATTCCGATTCACGGCCCTCGCGGCCGGGCTCACCGTCGTGACGGTCGAGGACTTCGACCTCGGCCAGGTCAACTTCGTGACCGCCGGGTTCGTGAGCCTGGACGATCCGCCTTCGGCGGTCGGCCCCTCCACCTTCAGCATCAACGTCTCGAGGAGCGGCGCCGTCCCCGAGCCGGCGAGCGTGGTCCTCGCGGCCTCGGGCCTGCTCGGCCTCGGGCTCTGGGCACGCCTCCGACGTCACCGGATCGTCTAACCCAACCATCGCCGCTCGAATCGCGGCCGGCCCGGCGGTGGACGCTTCCCCGCCGGCATGACCCCCTCCATCCGCCGCCGGCACCGATGGCGGGTAGAGGGGCCCGCCATCGCGCGTGGCCTGATCCTCCCCCCGCGGGCGGCGCGACGGCGGCCCCTCGCGGCCCGTTGAGACCGGCCGGATTCCGGAACACCGACGATCGACCCCGGCGTGCGGAAGCGTCGGGGTCGATCGCCGTCGCACCGGAACTCCGCACATCCCTGATCCGGCAGGCCCCGGGGGGATGTCCGATCGGTCCTCGTCAGCCGCCTTCGATGCCGTGCGGGGGCCGCGAGCCTTCCTCGACGAGCCGTTCGACCACGCTCGGGAGGGTCTCCAGCACGAACTCGCCCCGGGCACGGACGTCGTCCTCCCGGTGGTAGCGGGGCCAGATGTCGTGCGCCCGCGTGTAGGGCCCTCCGACCGGCTCGAACTTCCTGGGGTACCACTCGCGGACGCTCTCGCCGATCTTCCACGCGAAGTGGTCGGCGGGCGGTCGCGTGAGCCGGGCGATGACCGCGTCCTGCCGCCGCCGGACCCGCTCGAGCGTGGCCTCGCGGGGAGATCCGAGCCGGGGAGGATTTGAGCCACGGATTCACACAGATTCACACAGATAAAACAATCCGGGGAAGACGACCGGAAATCTCGACGCTCCATCCGCATGCGATGGCTCGCGACCCCTCCCGGAATCCGCCGCGACGCACCTCATCCCATCCGAACTGACCTCCCATCCGTGTTCATCCGTGTTCATCCGTGGCCAACTTCTCCTCGGTCTTCCTGCGCGGGTCGGACGGCCGGCATCTCGGGAAATCGGTGGAAGGGCCCGGCCTCTCGGTGCGATGATATCGCAGCCGGGCCCGAGTCGAGGGAGGCCAGATCGGTCCTCCCCGCTCCGGTCTCCGCCTCTCCCCGTCTCCGTGCCTGTGTGGTTCGTCCGATCCTCAACCCTGCCCGTCGGCCCGGAGCGTGCTCATGACGTGGCTCCCCCTGGTCCTCTCACTGCTCGCGCAGGAGCCCGCGCCGCTTTCGGGGACGGCCGTCGATCGCGAGGGCCGGCCGGTCGCGGGCGTCGAGATCCTCCTGGCCCCGAGCCGGGCGAGCGACGGCACGGTGCCGATCCTCGGCCGCGTCACGACGGACGCACAGGGCCGGTACGAGCTCCCGGCGCCGGCCGCCGATCGAGGACCGACGCGGCGCATGGCCCCGTTCCTGGCCGCGTATCGGCCGGGGTCGGGGCTGGTGGTCTCGATCACCCTGCTGAAGGCGAAGGAGCCCGGCGGATTCAAGCTGGCCTTCAATCCGGCCGGGAGGCGGACGATCACGCTCCGCGGCGACGATGGCCGGCCGATCGCCGGCGCCCGCCTGGCTCCGCTGAAGGTCCGGCCGCGGCCGGCGAACTACTTCTTAGACGTGCTCCCGCATGAGTTGACCGACCGCATGCAGGCGACGACCGGCGTCGACGGCCGCGCGGAGCTGACCTGCCTCGAGCCGACGACCGAGCTGTTCGCCGTGCTGGCCACGATCCCGGGCCTGGGGACCCACGCCCTGTCGCTGGCGGAGGAGCAGTGCCGTTCCGAGGCCGTCACCCTGGACCTGAAGGCCGCCGGCCGGCTCGCCGGGCGGGTCGTGCGCCGCGACGGCCGGCCCGCCGCGGGGGCCGAGGTCGCCGTCTGGTCGCTGTCCGGCCACCCGTCGCAGCTCATGCCGGTCCGCTTCGAGGCGGGGCCGATCCGCACGGCCGAGGACGGGACCTTCCGCACGCCCCCGGTGCTCCTCTCCGGCGTGAAGTACCGCGCCCTGGTCCGCGCGGAAGGCTCCCGTCCGGTCCTCACCGAATGGGTCACCCCCGCCGGGCATCGCGACGGCACGGCGAGCCTCGCGGACGTCGTCCTGATGCCGCCGAGGAGCATCTCCGGCCGCGTGGCCGATCGCCGGGGGCAGCCCGTCGCCGGGGCCGACGTCGTCGCGGGGGGCAGCGGAGTCTCCACCGCGACCGACGATCGCGGGGCGTTCCGGCTCGACGGCCTGCCGCCCGGCCCCGCGATGCTGGTCGTCCGCCGCGACGGCTTCCGCATCGACGGCCGGCTCGTCGGCGAGGCGGAGGGGCCCGTCGAGGTGACGCTCGCCCGGTTCGACGAGCCGGCCGCGTCCGCGATGACCACGCTGCCCAGCCCGATCCCCGTCGAGGAGCGTCGCCGGCTCGCCCGGCGCGTGCTCGACCCGTTCCTGACGAGGGTGCTCGCGAAGGGGAAGGACTCGCCCAAGTCGTGGGCCCTGCGGTCGCTCATGGTGTTCGACCCCGCCGCCGCCCTGGACGCCCTGGAGAAGACGCCGTTCGAGAAGACGGAGTATTACCAGAGCTTCCTGAGATCCGAGCTCGCCTGGGCGATGATGCGCGACGACCCGGACGAGGCGGCCGCGGTCGCCGAGGGCATCCCGCAGGCGTTCCGGCGGGCCCAGACGCTGGTCGGGATCGCGGCCAGCCTCCCCGACGAGTCGCGGGCCAGGAAGCGGGCGATCGTCGACCGCGTCCTGCTCGCCGCCCGCGCGGAGCCCGAGCCCAAGTGGAAGGTGTGGCAGATCGGCGAGGCCGCCGAGCTGATGCT from Aquisphaera giovannonii includes these protein-coding regions:
- a CDS encoding PEP-CTERM sorting domain-containing protein, translated to MNRTFGVVVALLVGCSAPVARGDLIYQVVAEQADYTAEVGATVDVRIFLRETATGGESSQIAGAGNGLLTAGVRLDFGGSAAAKVLSAADVFENAGFTSAATLVKDVTAGSAGLAEDVDFLDPAVQGIEVSPGVAMLELGVFRFTALAAGLTVVTVEDFDLGQVNFVTAGFVSLDDPPSAVGPSTFSINVSRSGAVPEPASVVLAASGLLGLGLWARLRRHRIV
- a CDS encoding carboxypeptidase-like regulatory domain-containing protein, whose translation is MTWLPLVLSLLAQEPAPLSGTAVDREGRPVAGVEILLAPSRASDGTVPILGRVTTDAQGRYELPAPAADRGPTRRMAPFLAAYRPGSGLVVSITLLKAKEPGGFKLAFNPAGRRTITLRGDDGRPIAGARLAPLKVRPRPANYFLDVLPHELTDRMQATTGVDGRAELTCLEPTTELFAVLATIPGLGTHALSLAEEQCRSEAVTLDLKAAGRLAGRVVRRDGRPAAGAEVAVWSLSGHPSQLMPVRFEAGPIRTAEDGTFRTPPVLLSGVKYRALVRAEGSRPVLTEWVTPAGHRDGTASLADVVLMPPRSISGRVADRRGQPVAGADVVAGGSGVSTATDDRGAFRLDGLPPGPAMLVVRRDGFRIDGRLVGEAEGPVEVTLARFDEPAASAMTTLPSPIPVEERRRLARRVLDPFLTRVLAKGKDSPKSWALRSLMVFDPAAALDALEKTPFEKTEYYQSFLRSELAWAMMRDDPDEAAAVAEGIPQAFRRAQTLVGIAASLPDESRARKRAIVDRVLLAARAEPEPKWKVWQIGEAAELMLDLGETERARAIFAEGRPIAARLGADEEALVGYFASRFGRVDLPAALSLLGGLDRAADHVLAIGNLAARIAASDPPGAERLIGRIRGLPDSFGATLRTCQEMARADLPRALRIAREQERGWLRVGSLVFAAYGLPSAQKAAARDVVREALAELDRGGPVAVMPDSAAFMPLAESIDPALVPEFFWRAVADLAPSDDPSQEYGRGDVLGEALLLARYDRRISAALYEPAHRASAAKGASSGQMTPSEVTLLGAIDPLRAIEAVEAMPEPPDLETKGANWSRIILSEQLGRDETISWDRIWGTFSGLGGVLGRRDVL